The following coding sequences lie in one Asterias amurensis chromosome 18, ASM3211899v1 genomic window:
- the LOC139950831 gene encoding uncharacterized protein encodes MKITIATVTLLLGILQVPFMVAKTAVSPDPEMACNSCCQGPAGIPGIPGSNGNHGQGIIGSPGEVGQPGAKGDMGSDGLVGERGAKGDTGLKGDQGVGQPGKQGPLGLPGMNGLNGERGEPGPAGQTGEAGEPGGNGDIGSDGLVGAPGAKGDHGLKGEQGVGQQGRKGLRGLSGMNGLKGERGEPGPAGQTGEAGECSTRRSAFTAVRNTAISPPSYYDPLPFDELLFSEERTDFNLNSGTFTCNVPGVYVLMFSVYKSSSEPSLWVKLMKNGNIIVKGGVRDYDYHQVSSSAVIPLHRGDQVHLAVHGSVYSDGNHHASFTGFLLYEI; translated from the exons ATGAAGATTACCATAGCAACAGTGACCCTTCTTCTTGGTATTTTGCAAGTTCCGTTCATGGTGGCTAAAACAGCAGTTTCACCTGATCCGGAGATGGCGTGTAACTCCTGCTgccagggcccagccggtataccggGAATTCCCGGGTCAaatgggaaccatggtcaaggGATTATAGGGTCccctggtgaggtaggtcaacccggggCTAAAGGAGACATGGGGTCAGATGGACTAGTTGGTGAGcgaggcgctaaaggggatacTGGACTTAAGGGAGATCAAGGAGTCGGAcaaccagggaaacaaggacctctaggtctgcctgggatgaatggtctgaatggggagagaggtgaacctggaccagctggacagaccggcgaagcaggtgagcccgggggaaatggagacatcgggtcagatggactggttggtgcgccaggcgctaaaggggatcatggactgaagggagagcaaggagtcggtcaacagggcagaaagggacttcgaggtctgtctgggatgaatggtttgaagggggagagag gtgaacctggaccagctggacagactggtgaagcgggtgaatgtagtacgcgacggtccgccttcactgcagtgaggaATACCGCCATCAGCCCTCCATCCTACTATGATCCTCTGCCCTTTGACgagttattgttttcagaggaaaggactgatttcaacttgaatagcggcacgtttacgtgtaatgtgcctggggtatacgtattgatgttctcagtcTATAAATCATCAAGTGAGCCTTCCCTATGGGTCAAGCTGATGAAGAACGGTAACATCATTGTAAAAGGTGGTGTAAGGGATTACGATTATCATCAAGTGAGCAgcagtgcagtgattcccctgcaccgtggagatcaagttcacttagctgtacACGGTTCAGTATATAGTGACGGTAACCATCACGCGTCTTTTACTGGATTCCTGCTGTACGAAATCTAA